A window of Apium graveolens cultivar Ventura unplaced genomic scaffold, ASM990537v1 ctg5133, whole genome shotgun sequence contains these coding sequences:
- the LOC141702449 gene encoding major pollen allergen Ole e 10: MAKAQDFSLCLLLLLCISASTFTLTLAEGQKTWCVAKPSSDQATLQANINYACEHVDCSLIKKGCPCFVPESLINHASVVMNLYYQCKGRNQWNCHFGGSGLVTITDPSYDSCVYE, from the exons ATGGCAAAAGCACAAGACTTTTCTCTCTGTCTTCTCTTACTCCTCTGCATCTCAG CTAGTACTTTCACTTTGACATTGGCTGAGGGACAG AAAACATGGTGTGTGGCAAAGCCATCATCAGATCAAGCAACTCTTCAAGCCAATATAAACTATGCATGTGAACATGTAGACTGCAGCCTAATAAAGAAGGGCTGCCCTTGTTTCGTACCGGAGAGTCTCATAAACCATGCTTCAGTTGTCATGAATCTTTATTATCAATGCAAGGGAAGAAACCAGTGGAACTGCCATTTTGGTGGATCTGGTCTCGTTACAATAACTGATCCAA GTTATGATAGCTGTGTTTATGAGTGA